Proteins encoded within one genomic window of Mycolicibacterium aubagnense:
- the scpB gene encoding SMC-Scp complex subunit ScpB — MTDNDAVITADSSVGEDVDPDAGVTEEAAVAEGDEADIASGEADEIDTEITDDELGSALEALLLVVDTPAPVDSLATALDESIERVEDKLRRMAAELAERGSGIDLREAGGGWRMYTRARYAPYVERLILDGARSKLTRAALETLAVVAYRQPVTRARVSAVRGVNVDAVMRTLAARGLIIEAGTDADSGATTFATTELFLERLGLTSLAELPELAPLLPDVDVIDDITETLSEEPRFAKLGGTPAPAAQPAKFDVDRDLT; from the coding sequence ATGACAGACAACGACGCGGTGATAACCGCGGACAGCAGCGTGGGCGAGGACGTTGATCCTGACGCCGGTGTGACCGAGGAAGCCGCCGTCGCCGAAGGTGACGAAGCTGACATCGCTTCTGGTGAGGCCGACGAGATCGACACCGAGATCACCGATGACGAGCTGGGCTCGGCGCTGGAGGCCTTGCTTCTGGTGGTCGACACTCCGGCCCCGGTCGACTCGCTGGCCACCGCGCTCGATGAGTCGATCGAGCGGGTCGAGGACAAGCTGCGCCGGATGGCCGCCGAGCTGGCCGAGCGCGGCAGTGGTATCGACCTGCGCGAGGCCGGTGGCGGCTGGCGGATGTACACCCGGGCCCGGTACGCCCCGTACGTCGAGCGGCTGATTCTCGACGGTGCGCGGTCCAAGCTGACCCGCGCGGCGCTGGAGACCCTTGCGGTGGTCGCTTATCGACAGCCGGTAACGCGGGCGCGCGTGAGCGCCGTGCGCGGCGTGAACGTCGACGCGGTGATGCGAACCCTGGCGGCCCGCGGTCTGATCATCGAAGCCGGCACCGATGCCGATAGTGGCGCAACAACTTTCGCCACGACGGAATTATTCCTGGAGCGGTTGGGGTTGACCTCGCTGGCCGAGCTGCCGGAACTCGCGCCGCTGTTGCCGGATGTCGACGTCATCGACGACATCACTGAAACGCTCTCTGAGGAGCCGCGTTTCGCCAAACTTGGCGGAACTCCTGCGCCGGCTGCGCAGCCGGCCAAATTCGACG
- a CDS encoding segregation/condensation protein A translates to MGGADVAGPAAPEEPGEKKAGFQVRLTNFEGPFDLLLQLIFAHRLDVTEVALHRVTDEFIAYTKEIGSQLELDETTAFLVVAATLLDLKAARLLPAAEVHDEDDLALLEVRDLLFARLLQYRAFKHVALMFAELEAAAMRSYPRAVTLEDRFTELLPEVMLGVDADRFAQIAASAFTPRPVPSLRVDHLHVQAVSVPEQAMKLMGLLENRGVGEWASFTELVADCDGGMEIVGRFLALLELYRAKAVNFEQIEPLGVLQVSWTGERPRNEHLAAAVEEDS, encoded by the coding sequence TTGGGTGGTGCTGACGTGGCCGGCCCTGCGGCGCCCGAGGAACCGGGTGAGAAGAAGGCCGGCTTCCAGGTCCGGCTCACCAACTTCGAGGGCCCGTTCGACCTGCTGCTGCAGCTGATCTTCGCGCACCGGCTGGACGTCACCGAAGTCGCGTTGCACCGGGTCACCGACGAATTCATCGCGTACACCAAGGAGATCGGCAGCCAGCTGGAGCTGGACGAGACGACGGCGTTCCTGGTCGTCGCGGCCACCCTGCTCGATCTGAAGGCCGCGCGCCTGCTGCCCGCCGCCGAGGTCCACGACGAGGACGACCTGGCACTGCTCGAAGTCCGCGACCTGCTCTTTGCGCGGCTGCTGCAGTACCGGGCGTTCAAGCACGTCGCGTTGATGTTCGCCGAGCTCGAAGCCGCGGCGATGCGCAGCTACCCGCGCGCCGTCACCCTGGAAGACCGGTTCACCGAACTGCTGCCCGAGGTGATGCTGGGCGTCGACGCCGACCGCTTCGCCCAGATCGCGGCGAGCGCATTCACGCCGCGTCCGGTGCCGTCGCTGCGGGTCGATCACCTGCATGTGCAGGCGGTGTCGGTGCCCGAGCAAGCGATGAAACTGATGGGGCTGCTGGAGAATCGAGGCGTCGGGGAGTGGGCGTCGTTCACCGAGCTGGTCGCGGACTGCGACGGCGGGATGGAGATCGTCGGGCGGTTCCTGGCGCTATTAGAGCTCTACCGTGCCAAGGCGGTAAACTTCGAGCAGATTGAACCGCTTGGAGTGCTGCAAGTTTCGTGGACCGGGGAGCGGCCGAGGAACGAGCATCTGGCAGCGGCGGTGGAAGAAGACTCATGA
- a CDS encoding ParA family protein — translation MTDVPTGLGGLSPVEPASLPLDVDGSSGPADPEPAIGLTGRPARHIPEPKPKSVHGPAKVIAMCNQKGGVGKTTSTINLGASLAEYGRRVLLVDLDPQGALSAGLGVPHYELEHTVHNLLIEPRVSIDDVLINTRVKGLDLVPSNIDLSAAEIQLVNEVGREQTLARALYPVLDRYDYVLIDCQPSLGLLTVNGLACADGVIIPTECEFFSLRGLALLTDTVDKVRDRLNPKLDISGILITRYDNRTVNAREVMARVVERFGDLVFDTVISRTVRFPETSVAGEPITTWAPKSGGAQAYRALACEVIDRFGA, via the coding sequence ATGACCGATGTCCCCACAGGCTTGGGAGGTCTGAGCCCGGTGGAGCCGGCTTCGTTGCCGCTCGATGTCGATGGCTCGTCCGGGCCCGCAGATCCCGAACCCGCGATCGGCCTGACCGGACGTCCCGCGCGACACATCCCCGAGCCCAAACCCAAGAGCGTGCACGGCCCGGCCAAGGTCATCGCGATGTGCAACCAGAAGGGTGGCGTCGGCAAGACCACGTCGACCATCAATCTGGGCGCCAGCCTGGCCGAATACGGCCGCCGGGTGCTGCTGGTCGACCTCGATCCGCAGGGCGCGCTGTCCGCAGGTCTCGGCGTGCCGCACTACGAGCTCGAGCACACCGTGCACAACCTGCTCATCGAACCGCGGGTGTCGATCGACGACGTGCTGATCAACACCCGGGTCAAGGGACTGGACCTGGTGCCCAGCAACATCGACCTGTCAGCCGCGGAGATTCAGCTGGTCAACGAGGTCGGCCGCGAGCAGACGCTGGCCCGCGCGCTGTATCCGGTGCTGGACCGCTACGACTACGTGCTCATCGACTGCCAGCCGTCCCTCGGGCTCCTCACGGTCAACGGTCTGGCCTGTGCCGACGGCGTGATCATCCCGACCGAGTGCGAGTTCTTCTCGCTGCGTGGCCTCGCGCTGCTCACCGACACCGTCGACAAGGTCCGCGACCGGCTGAACCCCAAACTCGACATCAGCGGCATCCTCATCACCCGCTACGACAACCGCACCGTCAACGCGCGTGAGGTCATGGCCCGGGTCGTGGAACGCTTCGGCGATCTGGTGTTCGACACCGTCATCAGTCGCACCGTGCGCTTCCCGGAGACCAGCGTCGCCGGTGAACCGATCACCACGTGGGCCCCGAAATCCGGTGGTGCCCAGGCGTACCGGGCGTTGGCGTGCGAGGTCATCGACCGGTTCGGCGCGTGA
- a CDS encoding O-methyltransferase, giving the protein MSWKQRWSFVRMALGMRKFVHTGQWGDGREAAAAAYVEANARRGDVDDVLTTIDTFAREQSMLVNVGDEKGLLLESAVIRAHPERILELGTYCGYSALLMARTAPDAHIFTVELSADNAEVARRIWTHAGVADRITCVVGTIGDGGITLDRLAAHGFAPGNLDFVFIDHDKAAYLNDLTSIMERGWLRHGAVVVADNVKVPGAPAYRAYMREQEGKHWHTLEHPTHVEYQKTLPDLVLESDYLG; this is encoded by the coding sequence ATGAGCTGGAAGCAGCGGTGGTCGTTCGTCCGGATGGCGCTGGGGATGCGCAAATTCGTCCACACGGGACAGTGGGGTGACGGCCGCGAGGCCGCCGCCGCGGCGTATGTGGAAGCAAATGCCCGTCGCGGTGACGTCGATGATGTCCTCACGACCATCGATACGTTTGCGCGGGAACAGTCGATGCTGGTCAACGTCGGCGACGAAAAAGGCCTGCTCCTCGAATCCGCGGTCATCCGGGCCCACCCCGAACGAATCCTCGAACTGGGCACCTACTGCGGCTACAGCGCGCTCTTGATGGCCCGCACCGCCCCGGACGCGCACATCTTCACCGTCGAGTTGTCGGCGGACAACGCGGAGGTCGCCCGCCGCATCTGGACCCACGCCGGGGTCGCCGACCGGATCACCTGCGTGGTCGGCACCATCGGCGACGGCGGCATCACGCTCGACCGGCTTGCGGCGCATGGGTTCGCCCCGGGCAATCTCGATTTCGTGTTCATCGACCACGACAAGGCCGCCTACCTCAACGATCTGACGTCGATCATGGAGCGCGGTTGGCTGCGCCACGGCGCCGTGGTCGTCGCCGACAACGTCAAGGTGCCCGGCGCGCCGGCCTACCGCGCGTACATGCGGGAGCAGGAGGGCAAGCACTGGCACACGCTGGAGCACCCCACCCACGTCGAGTACCAGAAGACGCTGCCCGACCTGGTGCTCGAGTCCGACTACTTGGGCTGA
- a CDS encoding DUF1622 domain-containing protein has protein sequence MAFYDVVETTGKVIDAVGVAVIVGGAVIALAATMVRVRGTEGESAGGVYDAFRRQLGRSILLGLEFLVAADIIRTVAVTPTAQSVAVLAGIVAIRTFLSFSLQVEMTGSWPWQRPAKPVDDRQPK, from the coding sequence ATGGCCTTCTACGACGTCGTCGAGACGACCGGCAAGGTGATCGATGCCGTCGGTGTCGCCGTGATCGTCGGCGGTGCGGTGATCGCCTTGGCCGCGACGATGGTCAGGGTGCGCGGCACTGAGGGCGAATCGGCGGGCGGCGTCTACGACGCGTTCCGCAGGCAGCTCGGCCGTTCGATCCTGCTTGGGCTCGAATTTCTGGTCGCGGCCGACATCATCCGGACCGTGGCCGTCACGCCGACCGCGCAGAGCGTCGCGGTGCTCGCCGGCATCGTCGCGATCCGAACCTTCCTGAGCTTCTCGCTGCAGGTCGAGATGACCGGTTCGTGGCCGTGGCAGCGCCCGGCCAAGCCGGTGGACGACCGTCAGCCCAAGTAG
- the xerD gene encoding site-specific tyrosine recombinase XerD translates to MGVRSRLEEQVQGYLNHLSIERGVAANTLSSYRRDIKRYTAHLASRGIDDLGAVTETDVSEFLVALRQGDPENGVVALSSVSAARAVIAVRGLHKFAAAEGLTATDVARSVKPPTPGRRLPKSLSYDDVLALLDGAGGDSDADNPLTLRNRALLELLYSTGARISEAVGLDRDDVDTESRSVMLHGKGGKQRLVPIGRPAVTALDAYLVRGRPDLARRGKGTPAIFLNARGGRLSRQSAWQVLQDSAERAGITAAVSPHTLRHSFATHLLEGGADVRVVQELLGHASVTTTQIYTLVTVSALREVWAGAHPRAR, encoded by the coding sequence ATGGGAGTCCGTTCTCGGCTCGAGGAGCAGGTTCAGGGCTACCTGAACCACCTCAGCATCGAGCGGGGCGTCGCGGCGAACACGCTGAGCTCCTATCGGCGTGACATCAAGCGGTACACCGCGCATCTGGCCAGCCGCGGCATCGATGATCTGGGCGCGGTCACCGAGACCGACGTCAGCGAGTTCCTGGTCGCGTTGCGACAAGGTGACCCGGAAAACGGCGTCGTCGCCTTGTCGTCGGTATCGGCCGCACGGGCCGTCATCGCGGTACGCGGGCTGCACAAGTTCGCCGCCGCCGAAGGCCTTACCGCCACCGATGTCGCGCGCAGCGTGAAGCCGCCGACACCGGGCCGTCGGCTGCCCAAGAGCCTCAGCTACGACGACGTGCTGGCCCTGCTCGACGGCGCCGGCGGCGACAGCGACGCCGACAATCCGCTGACGCTGCGCAACCGCGCCCTGCTGGAACTGCTGTATTCGACCGGCGCGCGCATCTCCGAGGCCGTGGGCCTCGATCGCGACGACGTCGACACCGAGTCCCGGTCGGTGATGCTGCACGGCAAGGGCGGCAAGCAGCGGCTGGTGCCGATCGGCCGGCCCGCCGTCACGGCACTGGACGCCTACCTGGTCCGGGGCCGTCCCGACCTGGCGCGCCGCGGCAAAGGCACGCCCGCGATCTTCCTGAACGCGCGCGGCGGCCGGTTGTCCCGGCAGAGCGCCTGGCAGGTGTTGCAGGACTCCGCCGAACGGGCCGGCATCACGGCGGCAGTCTCGCCGCACACCCTGCGGCACTCGTTCGCCACGCACCTGCTCGAAGGCGGCGCCGACGTGCGCGTCGTGCAGGAACTACTCGGCCACGCATCGGTCACCACGACGCAGATCTACACCCTGGTGACCGTCAGCGCCCTGCGTGAAGTGTGGGCCGGCGCGCACCCGCGCGCCAGATAA
- a CDS encoding NUDIX domain-containing protein produces MAEHDFATLSSETVYVGKIFALRADEVAMPGGGSARREVVEHYGAVAIVALDEDGNLVLVYQYRHPIGRRLWELPAGLLDMGDEAPHLTAARELEEETGLAAAYWQPLIDVDSAPGFSDESVRIFLATGLTEIGRPHARDEEADLQIARVPLADAVQMVFDGVIVNALAVAGILAAAHRPGELRSLDAPWIDRPTALRTRRDRG; encoded by the coding sequence GTGGCTGAACACGATTTCGCCACGCTTTCGAGCGAAACCGTTTATGTAGGAAAGATTTTCGCGTTGCGGGCCGACGAGGTCGCTATGCCCGGTGGTGGTTCGGCTCGCCGTGAGGTGGTCGAACACTACGGGGCGGTCGCGATCGTCGCGCTCGACGAGGACGGGAACCTGGTACTGGTGTACCAATACCGTCATCCGATCGGGCGGCGGCTGTGGGAGCTGCCCGCCGGGCTGCTGGACATGGGCGACGAGGCTCCGCACCTCACCGCGGCGCGTGAACTCGAAGAGGAAACCGGCCTGGCCGCCGCATACTGGCAGCCGTTGATCGACGTCGACTCGGCGCCCGGATTCAGCGACGAGAGTGTGCGGATCTTCCTGGCCACCGGGCTGACCGAGATCGGCCGGCCGCACGCGCGCGATGAAGAGGCCGATCTGCAGATCGCGCGCGTCCCGCTCGCCGACGCGGTGCAGATGGTGTTCGATGGCGTGATCGTCAATGCCCTTGCGGTGGCCGGGATTCTCGCGGCCGCGCACCGGCCCGGCGAACTGCGCTCCCTCGACGCGCCGTGGATCGACCGGCCGACCGCACTGCGCACCCGGCGAGATCGGGGCTGA
- a CDS encoding CTP synthase: MASLRRHPQAATKHIFVSGGVASSLGKGLTASSLGQLLTARGLHVTMQKLDPYLNVDPGTMNPFQHGEVFVTEDGAETDLDIGHYERFLDRNLSRSANVTTGQVYSEVIAKERRGDYLGDTVQVIPHITDEIKSRILEMALPDAKGKRPDVVITEIGGTVGDIESQPFLEAARQVRHDVGRENVFFLHVSLVPYLAPSGELKTKPTQHSVAALRSIGITPDALILRCDRDVPEPLKNKIALMCDVDIDGVISTPDAPSIYDIPKVLHREELDAYVVRRLNLPFRDVDWSEWDDLLRRVHEPKETVRIALVGKYIDLSDAYLSVAEALRAGGFAHHSKVEIRWVASDDCETDQGAAAALGDVHGVLIPGGFGIRGIEGKLGAISYARRQRLPLLGLCLGLQCIVIEAARSVGITGANSAEFDEHTPDPVIATMADQRDAVAGEADLGGTMRLGAYPAVLQADSIVAKAYDATEVSERHRHRYEVNNAYRDRISESGLKFSGTSPDGQLVEFVEYDADLHPFLVGTQAHPELKSRPTRPHPLFAAFIGAALDYKAAERLPLEEIDSEVHGVGSHAEGSDDDAEQLQESRG; the protein is encoded by the coding sequence TTGGCATCGCTACGCAGGCACCCTCAGGCCGCCACGAAGCACATTTTCGTCAGCGGCGGTGTCGCTTCTTCGCTCGGTAAGGGTCTGACCGCCAGCAGTCTGGGCCAGTTGCTCACCGCGCGTGGCTTGCACGTGACGATGCAGAAGCTGGACCCGTACCTCAACGTCGATCCCGGCACCATGAACCCGTTCCAGCACGGCGAGGTGTTCGTGACCGAGGACGGCGCCGAGACCGACCTGGATATCGGCCATTACGAGCGGTTCCTGGACCGCAACCTGTCGCGTTCGGCGAACGTCACCACCGGCCAGGTGTACTCGGAGGTCATCGCCAAGGAGCGCCGCGGTGACTACCTCGGCGACACCGTCCAGGTGATCCCGCACATCACCGACGAGATCAAGAGCCGCATCCTCGAGATGGCGCTGCCCGACGCCAAGGGCAAGCGCCCCGACGTGGTCATCACCGAAATCGGTGGCACCGTAGGCGATATCGAGTCGCAGCCGTTCCTCGAAGCCGCCCGTCAGGTTCGGCACGACGTCGGCCGCGAGAACGTCTTCTTCCTGCATGTGTCGCTGGTGCCGTACCTGGCGCCCTCGGGCGAGCTCAAGACCAAGCCCACGCAGCACTCGGTGGCCGCCCTGCGCAGCATCGGTATCACCCCGGACGCGCTGATCCTGCGCTGCGACCGGGACGTGCCGGAGCCGCTGAAGAACAAGATCGCGCTGATGTGCGACGTCGACATCGACGGCGTCATCTCGACGCCGGATGCTCCGTCCATCTACGACATCCCCAAGGTGCTGCACCGCGAGGAACTCGACGCGTACGTGGTGCGCCGGCTCAACCTGCCGTTCCGCGACGTGGACTGGTCCGAGTGGGACGACCTGCTCCGCCGGGTGCACGAGCCCAAGGAGACGGTGCGAATCGCCCTGGTGGGCAAGTACATCGACCTGTCCGACGCCTACCTGTCAGTGGCCGAGGCGCTGCGTGCCGGTGGGTTCGCCCACCACTCGAAGGTCGAGATCCGCTGGGTCGCGTCCGATGATTGTGAGACCGACCAGGGTGCGGCGGCCGCGCTCGGTGACGTGCACGGCGTGCTGATCCCGGGCGGCTTCGGCATCCGCGGTATCGAGGGCAAGCTCGGCGCGATCAGCTATGCCCGTCGTCAGCGGCTGCCGCTGCTGGGCCTATGCCTCGGGTTGCAGTGCATCGTGATCGAGGCCGCGCGGTCGGTGGGTATCACCGGCGCCAACTCGGCGGAGTTCGACGAGCACACGCCCGATCCGGTGATCGCCACCATGGCCGACCAGCGTGACGCGGTGGCCGGCGAAGCCGATCTCGGCGGCACCATGCGGCTCGGCGCGTATCCCGCCGTGCTGCAGGCAGATTCGATCGTGGCCAAGGCGTACGACGCCACCGAGGTGTCCGAGCGGCACCGGCACCGCTACGAGGTGAACAACGCCTACCGCGACCGCATCTCGGAGAGCGGGCTGAAGTTCTCCGGAACCTCACCGGACGGCCAGCTGGTCGAGTTCGTCGAGTACGACGCCGACCTGCACCCGTTCCTGGTCGGCACGCAGGCACACCCGGAGCTCAAGAGCCGCCCGACGCGTCCGCACCCGCTGTTCGCGGCGTTCATCGGAGCGGCACTGGACTACAAGGCCGCCGAACGGTTGCCCCTGGAGGAGATCGATTCCGAGGTGCACGGCGTCGGATCACATGCGGAGGGTTCGGACGATGACGCCGAGCAACTGCAAGAATCCCGTGGCTGA
- a CDS encoding copper transporter has protein sequence MISLRSHAISLAAVFLALAIGVMLGSGLLSNTLLSGLRDDKHELQNQINTLTDEKNALNQKLSAAGEFDAQMSPRMVRDALAGKSVVVFRTPDAATDDVDSAAKLVAAAGGSVTGTIALTQQFVDANASEKLLSVVNSPIVPAGRQLSTRSVDQGSQAGDLLGITLLRDRNPAVLPVDDMQRDTVLATLRDTGFITYGSQRVGVADTALIVTGGALGDDAGNRGATVARLASGLAPRGTGTLVAGRDGCASGTAAVAVVRSDAGLSGAVGTVDDINTQAGRITAVLALQQLISGGHPAQLGIGRGASSVTVLQ, from the coding sequence ATGATTTCCCTACGCTCGCATGCGATCTCGCTGGCCGCGGTGTTCCTGGCGCTGGCCATCGGGGTGATGCTCGGTTCCGGTCTGTTGTCCAACACGCTGCTGTCCGGATTGCGTGACGACAAACACGAGTTGCAGAACCAGATCAACACCCTCACCGACGAGAAGAACGCACTGAACCAGAAGCTCAGTGCGGCAGGCGAGTTCGACGCCCAGATGTCACCGCGCATGGTGCGCGACGCGCTGGCGGGGAAGTCTGTCGTGGTGTTCCGCACGCCCGACGCTGCCACTGACGATGTCGACTCGGCCGCGAAACTGGTTGCGGCCGCCGGCGGTTCGGTGACCGGCACCATCGCGCTCACCCAGCAGTTCGTGGACGCCAACGCCTCGGAGAAGCTGCTGTCGGTGGTGAATTCGCCGATCGTGCCGGCAGGGCGTCAGCTGAGCACCCGCAGCGTCGATCAGGGGTCGCAGGCCGGTGACCTGCTGGGCATCACGCTGCTGCGTGACCGCAACCCGGCGGTGCTGCCCGTGGACGACATGCAGCGCGACACCGTGCTGGCCACCCTGCGTGACACCGGCTTCATCACCTACGGCAGTCAGCGCGTCGGGGTCGCCGACACGGCGCTGATCGTCACCGGCGGCGCGCTGGGTGACGACGCCGGCAACCGCGGTGCCACGGTGGCCCGACTGGCCTCGGGCCTGGCTCCGCGCGGTACGGGCACGTTGGTGGCGGGCCGGGACGGCTGTGCCTCGGGTACGGCGGCGGTGGCGGTCGTGCGCTCCGACGCCGGACTGTCCGGTGCGGTCGGCACCGTCGATGACATCAACACTCAGGCCGGCCGGATCACCGCCGTCCTGGCGTTGCAGCAGTTGATCTCCGGCGGCCATCCGGCGCAGCTCGGCATCGGTCGCGGTGCGAGCTCGGTGACCGTCCTGCAGTAA
- the steA gene encoding putative cytokinetic ring protein SteA, protein MKMAALLTRNAGPKPGVTGTARVDRDIDRLLRRVGPGDIVILDALDLDRITADALVEAEVAAVVNASSSISGRYPNLGPEVLVANGVTLIDETGPDVFKKVKDGAKVRLHNGGIYNGDRRLVLGNERSDEQIHEMMHEAKSGLVAHLEAFAGNTIEFIRSESPLLIDGMGIPDIDVDVNRRHVVVVTDDPSAEGDLKAIKPFIKEYQPVLVGVGAGADTLRKAGYRPALIVGDPEEMSADVLRSGAQVVLPADADGHAKGLERIQDLGVGAMTFPAAGSAADLALLLVDHHGAALIVTAGHRANIEEFFDRTRQSSTPSTFLTRLKVGEKLVDAKAVATLYRSRVSGGAIALLVLAMLVAVIVALYVARADATVLHLATDYWNRFLLWAQGLVS, encoded by the coding sequence ATGAAGATGGCTGCGCTGCTCACCCGAAATGCCGGACCGAAGCCGGGCGTGACTGGAACCGCCCGCGTAGACCGTGACATCGACCGACTGCTGCGCCGCGTCGGTCCGGGGGACATCGTCATCCTCGACGCGCTCGACCTCGACCGCATCACCGCCGACGCGCTGGTGGAGGCCGAGGTCGCCGCGGTCGTCAACGCGTCGTCGTCCATCTCGGGCCGCTACCCGAACCTGGGACCGGAAGTGCTTGTCGCCAACGGGGTTACGTTGATCGACGAGACTGGCCCGGACGTCTTCAAGAAGGTCAAGGACGGCGCCAAGGTGCGGCTGCACAACGGCGGCATCTACAACGGCGACCGCCGCCTGGTCCTCGGCAACGAACGCAGCGACGAGCAGATTCACGAGATGATGCACGAGGCCAAGAGCGGCCTGGTCGCGCATCTGGAAGCCTTCGCCGGCAACACCATCGAGTTCATCCGCAGCGAGAGCCCGCTGCTGATCGACGGCATGGGCATCCCCGACATCGACGTCGACGTGAATCGCCGGCATGTCGTGGTCGTCACCGACGACCCCAGTGCGGAGGGTGACCTGAAGGCCATCAAGCCGTTCATCAAGGAGTACCAGCCGGTGCTCGTCGGTGTCGGTGCCGGCGCGGACACGCTGCGCAAAGCCGGCTACCGGCCGGCGCTGATCGTCGGTGACCCCGAGGAGATGAGCGCCGACGTGTTGCGGTCGGGCGCCCAGGTGGTGCTGCCCGCCGACGCCGACGGCCATGCCAAAGGACTTGAGCGCATTCAGGATCTGGGCGTCGGTGCCATGACCTTCCCGGCCGCCGGCTCGGCGGCGGACCTGGCGCTGCTGCTCGTCGACCACCACGGTGCCGCGCTGATCGTCACCGCCGGCCACCGTGCCAACATCGAAGAGTTCTTCGACCGCACCCGGCAGTCGAGCACCCCCTCGACGTTCCTGACCCGCCTGAAGGTGGGGGAGAAGCTGGTCGACGCGAAAGCTGTTGCGACGCTGTACCGCAGCCGGGTGTCCGGCGGCGCCATCGCGCTGCTGGTGCTGGCGATGCTGGTGGCCGTCATCGTCGCGCTGTACGTCGCGCGCGCCGACGCGACTGTCCTGCACCTGGCGACCGACTACTGGAACCGCTTCCTGCTGTGGGCCCAGGGACTGGTGAGCTAG
- a CDS encoding CGNR zinc finger domain-containing protein — MRDPRPHVGEPLALDLLNTRWMSADGPQDLLTDVAGLRCWLVANDLGDRCGADEKTRAALVQAREAVLRVVLERSSGSADQLNAVLDQGRIRRTLADSGPRDDVEVPRSEWLPGWLAADNLLQLLAESAGRIKQCAHPHCVLWFFDTSKNGTRRWHSMTTCGNRAKAARHYAAKRD, encoded by the coding sequence ATGCGTGATCCGCGGCCGCATGTCGGCGAACCCCTCGCGCTGGATCTGCTGAACACTCGGTGGATGTCGGCGGACGGGCCACAGGATCTGCTGACCGACGTGGCTGGGCTCCGGTGTTGGCTGGTGGCCAACGATCTCGGCGACCGCTGTGGCGCCGATGAGAAGACCCGCGCGGCCCTGGTTCAGGCCCGTGAGGCGGTCTTGCGGGTGGTCTTGGAGCGTTCAAGCGGTTCCGCCGATCAGCTCAACGCCGTCCTCGACCAGGGTCGCATCCGGCGGACCCTCGCCGATTCCGGGCCGCGCGACGACGTGGAGGTGCCGCGATCTGAATGGCTGCCCGGCTGGCTCGCCGCCGACAACCTGCTGCAACTGCTGGCCGAGTCGGCCGGCCGGATCAAGCAATGCGCACATCCGCATTGCGTGCTCTGGTTCTTCGACACCTCGAAGAACGGCACCCGGCGGTGGCACTCGATGACGACCTGTGGCAACCGCGCCAAGGCGGCTCGGCACTATGCGGCGAAGCGAGATTGA
- a CDS encoding VOC family protein, with protein MTTAITAKLAPGHVGLNVTNLSRSVEFYRRALGFEQLGINDEGEHRYAFLGSDGTLRLTLWEQSDGAFSTRTPGLHHLSFQVDTIEQVQNVESALKDLGVAFAHDGVVAHGEGAASGGIFFTDPDGIRLEIYAPNGAESAPAPSGAAPTCGFF; from the coding sequence ATGACCACCGCCATCACAGCCAAGCTCGCCCCCGGCCATGTCGGGCTCAACGTCACCAACCTGTCGCGTTCGGTCGAGTTCTACCGGCGCGCTTTGGGTTTCGAACAGCTCGGCATCAACGACGAGGGCGAGCACCGGTACGCCTTTCTGGGCTCCGACGGCACCCTGCGGCTGACCTTGTGGGAGCAGAGTGACGGTGCGTTCTCCACCCGGACTCCCGGGCTGCACCACCTGTCGTTCCAGGTCGACACCATCGAGCAGGTGCAGAACGTGGAGTCGGCGCTCAAAGACCTGGGCGTGGCGTTCGCCCACGATGGCGTGGTGGCACACGGCGAGGGTGCGGCCTCGGGTGGCATTTTCTTCACCGACCCCGACGGTATCCGGCTGGAGATCTACGCACCGAACGGTGCCGAGAGTGCGCCGGCGCCCAGTGGTGCCGCCCCCACCTGCGGATTCTTCTGA